A single genomic interval of Antarcticibacterium arcticum harbors:
- the acs gene encoding acetate--CoA ligase translates to MKNIQLKSFAEYKKAYRESVETPEAFWDKIAGEFQWQKKWDKTLEWDFSKPDIKWFLGGKLNITENCLDRHLETLGNKTAIIWEPNDPDEESRYISYRQLFVKVSRFANVLKNNGIKKGDRVCIYMPMIPELAIAMLACARIGAVHSIVFAGFSSTAIANRINDSKCKMLITANQVYRGSKPVNLKEICDEALKDTPSIETVIVYRRTVEPTPMQEGRDKFWFDELQKAGKDCPAEVMDAEDLLFILYTSGSTGKPKGMVHTTAGYLIGTAYTFSNVFQYNAESPNQSFNGRDVYWCTADIGWITGHSYIIYGPLAAGATTVMFEGIPSYPDHGRFWEIVEKLKVTHFYTAPTAIRSLAKHPLKYVEKHDLSSLKVLGTVGEPINEEAWHWYNDNIGKGNSPIVDTWWQTETGAIMISPIAGITPTRPTFATLPLPGVQPALMDENGNEITNLHEKAEGRLAIKFPWPSMARTIYGDHQRYKDVYFSAYKNMYFTGDGAYRDATGNYRITGRVDDVVIVSGHNLGTAPIENAINEHPKVAESAVVGFPHDIKGNALYAYVILYDDIEQTPELKEEIRAEVAKIIGPIAKPDKIQFVTSLPKTRSGKIMRRILRKIASRDTADLGDTSTLLNPEIIEQIIEGNQKA, encoded by the coding sequence ATGAAAAATATACAGCTCAAATCATTTGCAGAATATAAAAAGGCCTACCGGGAAAGTGTGGAAACTCCGGAAGCTTTTTGGGATAAAATAGCCGGGGAATTTCAATGGCAGAAAAAATGGGATAAGACCCTGGAATGGGATTTTTCCAAACCCGACATTAAATGGTTTCTGGGTGGAAAGTTGAACATTACTGAAAATTGCCTTGATCGTCATTTGGAAACCCTGGGAAATAAAACCGCTATTATTTGGGAACCCAATGATCCGGATGAAGAATCCAGATATATATCTTACCGCCAATTATTTGTAAAGGTATCCCGTTTTGCCAATGTACTAAAGAATAATGGCATCAAAAAAGGTGACAGGGTATGTATATATATGCCTATGATCCCAGAGTTGGCAATTGCAATGCTGGCCTGTGCACGAATAGGAGCGGTACATTCGATTGTGTTTGCCGGATTTTCCAGTACGGCAATAGCCAATCGTATAAATGATTCCAAATGTAAAATGCTAATTACAGCTAACCAGGTATACCGGGGTTCAAAACCGGTGAATCTTAAGGAGATCTGTGATGAAGCCCTGAAGGACACCCCTTCCATTGAAACCGTTATTGTGTACAGAAGGACGGTGGAACCCACTCCTATGCAGGAAGGAAGGGATAAATTCTGGTTTGATGAACTTCAAAAAGCCGGGAAAGATTGCCCTGCCGAAGTAATGGATGCCGAAGATCTTCTTTTTATACTGTACACCTCCGGTTCAACCGGGAAACCAAAAGGAATGGTACACACTACAGCGGGATACCTTATTGGAACTGCCTATACTTTTTCCAATGTATTTCAATATAATGCCGAATCTCCCAACCAGAGTTTCAATGGGCGCGATGTGTACTGGTGTACCGCAGATATAGGTTGGATCACCGGACATTCTTATATCATTTACGGTCCCCTGGCAGCGGGGGCTACCACAGTCATGTTTGAAGGTATTCCCAGTTATCCGGACCATGGAAGATTCTGGGAGATCGTTGAAAAATTAAAAGTTACCCATTTTTATACCGCTCCTACCGCAATAAGATCCCTTGCCAAACATCCTTTGAAATATGTTGAAAAACATGACCTTTCATCCTTAAAGGTACTTGGAACGGTTGGTGAACCAATAAATGAGGAAGCCTGGCACTGGTATAATGACAATATTGGAAAGGGGAACAGTCCTATCGTAGATACCTGGTGGCAAACCGAAACGGGTGCCATTATGATCTCACCAATCGCTGGTATTACCCCCACGCGTCCAACATTTGCAACCCTGCCTTTACCCGGAGTTCAACCGGCATTAATGGATGAAAATGGAAATGAAATTACCAATTTGCATGAAAAAGCAGAAGGCCGGCTGGCAATAAAATTCCCCTGGCCCTCTATGGCAAGGACTATTTATGGAGATCATCAACGCTATAAAGATGTATATTTTTCAGCCTATAAAAACATGTATTTTACCGGGGATGGGGCTTATCGTGATGCCACAGGGAATTACCGTATCACCGGCAGGGTAGATGATGTGGTAATTGTAAGTGGCCATAATCTTGGTACGGCCCCAATAGAAAACGCTATTAATGAACATCCAAAAGTAGCGGAGAGCGCAGTAGTTGGATTTCCTCATGATATTAAAGGAAACGCCCTTTACGCTTATGTAATACTGTATGATGATATTGAACAAACTCCGGAGCTTAAAGAGGAAATAAGGGCAGAGGTAGCCAAGATCATTGGCCCCATTGCAAAACCGGACAAGATCCAGTTTGTAACAAGTCTTCCCAAGACCCGAAGCGGAAAGATCATGAGAAGGATCTTAAGGAAGATCGCATCACGCGATACCGCCGATCTCGGGGATACTTCAACATTATTAAATCCTGAGATTATAGAGCAGATAATTGAAGGAAATCAAAAAGCATAG
- the gldG gene encoding gliding motility-associated ABC transporter substrate-binding protein GldG: MQNETRQLLEEVTAYNSNIYINFIDPLAEGDDANAIAEEFYSLGMTPARLSVMENGKASETLIFPWAIANFGEESVKIPLLKNKLGVSDEERVNSSVQQLEYSFANALSQLVRPRKKKIAVMRGNGELPDPFIADFISTLRQYYFIAPFTLNSAENEPQKTLNSLTEFDLIIEAKPTEAYTENEKFILDQYLMQGGKALWLVEHTAMETDSLFNETGSAFALPRDLNLGDLFFSYGFRINPVLVNDLYSAPIILASGSGNDTRFSPYPWFYSPLTTSPNTHPIINNLEAVKFDWANPIDTLRNPVKKMVLLSSSPQSKPEGVPREISLNILNRTPDLSTYTGGEQALAVLLEGEFTSAYRNRIKPFELQGAKDQSNATGMIVISDGDVIKNQLQQGAPLELGFDRYTGNTYGNKEFLLNSVNYLLDDSGLIDIRSKEISIAFLDIEKASAEREKWQILNLAVPMLLLLTGAFGFNYFRKKRYIKK; this comes from the coding sequence TTGCAAAATGAGACCAGACAACTTCTTGAAGAAGTAACCGCCTATAATTCCAACATCTATATCAATTTCATAGATCCTTTGGCTGAAGGGGATGATGCCAATGCCATTGCCGAAGAATTCTACTCCCTGGGGATGACCCCTGCCAGGCTTAGCGTTATGGAAAACGGCAAGGCCAGTGAAACCCTTATTTTTCCCTGGGCAATTGCCAATTTTGGCGAAGAATCTGTGAAGATCCCGTTGTTAAAGAACAAACTTGGAGTATCTGATGAAGAACGTGTGAACAGCAGCGTTCAACAACTGGAATATTCCTTTGCAAATGCTTTGAGCCAACTCGTGAGACCCCGTAAGAAAAAGATCGCGGTAATGCGGGGCAACGGGGAACTGCCCGATCCTTTTATTGCCGATTTTATCTCAACCCTTCGCCAGTATTACTTTATCGCGCCATTCACCCTCAATTCTGCGGAAAATGAGCCCCAAAAAACACTGAATTCCCTTACTGAATTTGACCTTATTATCGAGGCAAAACCCACTGAGGCTTATACTGAAAATGAGAAATTCATCCTGGACCAATATCTTATGCAGGGTGGGAAGGCATTGTGGCTGGTAGAACATACCGCGATGGAAACAGATAGTTTGTTCAACGAGACCGGAAGCGCCTTTGCATTGCCCCGGGACCTGAATTTAGGCGACCTTTTCTTTTCATACGGCTTCAGGATCAATCCGGTGCTGGTGAATGACCTTTACTCGGCCCCCATTATACTTGCGAGCGGGAGCGGGAATGACACCAGGTTTTCGCCTTATCCCTGGTTTTACAGCCCCTTAACAACTTCACCTAATACGCATCCAATTATTAACAACCTGGAGGCGGTGAAATTTGACTGGGCAAACCCAATAGATACTTTGCGCAATCCCGTGAAAAAGATGGTGCTGCTTTCAAGTTCCCCACAATCTAAACCCGAAGGCGTGCCCCGCGAGATAAGCTTAAATATTCTCAATAGAACGCCAGATTTGTCTACGTACACGGGAGGGGAACAAGCCCTTGCAGTTTTGCTGGAAGGGGAATTTACTTCGGCTTACAGGAACAGGATAAAACCTTTTGAACTACAGGGCGCAAAAGATCAAAGTAATGCCACGGGAATGATCGTGATCTCAGATGGAGATGTTATAAAGAACCAGCTGCAACAGGGCGCGCCCCTGGAACTGGGATTTGACCGTTATACCGGTAATACTTATGGCAACAAGGAGTTCCTTCTTAATTCGGTTAATTATTTGCTCGATGATTCGGGATTAATAGACATTCGTTCCAAAGAAATAAGCATCGCCTTTCTCGACATTGAAAAAGCTTCAGCCGAAAGGGAAAAATGGCAGATCCTTAACCTTGCTGTACCCATGCTGTTATTGCTTACCGGGGCTTTCGGCTTCAATTATTTCAGAAAGAAACGCTACATCAAAAAGTAA
- the gldF gene encoding gliding motility-associated ABC transporter permease subunit GldF, whose amino-acid sequence MFAILKKEISSFFSSATGYLVVGIFLVISGLFLFVFSGPYNILDNGFADVAPFFELAPWIFIFLIPAITMKSFSEEYKQGTMELLLTRPIGIWNLVWGKYLGAFFLCVIAIIPTFIYVFTISQLGDPAGNFDIGATLGSYFGLFLLAFTYTAIGLLSSALSQNQITAFIIAVFLCFFFFFAFEGLAGYNLFGDSAYGIEYLGISYHYKSMSRGVIDTRDIIYFLSLITLFLTLTYFRVQPETQTEPSNS is encoded by the coding sequence TTGTTTGCAATTTTAAAAAAAGAAATAAGCTCGTTTTTCTCCTCTGCCACAGGTTATCTGGTGGTGGGGATATTTCTTGTGATCTCGGGATTGTTTCTCTTTGTGTTTAGCGGGCCCTATAATATCCTCGATAATGGCTTTGCAGATGTGGCACCCTTCTTTGAGTTGGCACCCTGGATCTTTATCTTCCTTATCCCGGCAATCACGATGAAAAGTTTTTCTGAAGAGTATAAACAGGGAACAATGGAACTTCTGCTTACAAGACCCATTGGGATCTGGAACCTGGTTTGGGGGAAATATCTTGGTGCATTTTTTTTATGTGTTATAGCAATTATTCCAACTTTTATCTACGTTTTCACTATTTCACAATTAGGCGATCCTGCGGGAAACTTTGATATTGGCGCCACCCTGGGTTCCTATTTCGGGTTGTTCCTCCTGGCATTCACATATACTGCTATAGGTCTGCTCTCCTCGGCACTTTCCCAAAACCAGATCACGGCTTTTATTATTGCGGTATTCCTGTGTTTCTTTTTCTTCTTTGCTTTTGAAGGCCTGGCGGGTTACAATTTGTTTGGCGATTCGGCGTACGGGATAGAATACCTGGGCATAAGTTACCATTATAAAAGTATGAGCCGTGGGGTAATAGATACGCGGGATATTATATATTTTCTAAGCCTTATCACCCTGTTCCTCACCCTCACTTATTTCAGGGTGCAGCCCGAGACACAAACTGAGCCAAGCAATTCTTAA
- a CDS encoding SAM hydrolase/SAM-dependent halogenase family protein, whose product MAIITLTTDFGEKDHFAGAVKGTIYSEMSDVRIVDISHSISPFHITEASYIIKNAYKCFPPGTIHIIGIDSELTPENKHLAVLLDGHYFICANNGILSLIAAEIKPEKIVEINIHNTVDSNFPVLDVFVRVACHLARGGTLEVVGKVIENLKYLKEIEPYVNAEKNQIVGHVIYIDNYGNVVTNINRKFFDATGKGRNFNITARTAKFQEIYETYSDAINFKLEKEKREEDGKKLAIFNSAGYIELAIYKSNPSTVGSASSLFGLELRDTITVKFE is encoded by the coding sequence ATGGCAATCATAACTTTAACTACCGATTTTGGAGAGAAAGATCATTTTGCCGGGGCTGTTAAAGGGACTATTTATTCTGAAATGAGTGATGTGCGAATTGTTGATATCTCGCACTCTATATCGCCATTCCATATTACCGAGGCTTCCTACATCATTAAAAATGCCTATAAATGCTTTCCCCCGGGAACTATTCATATTATAGGGATAGATAGCGAGCTCACGCCGGAAAACAAGCATCTGGCAGTATTGCTGGATGGTCATTATTTTATTTGTGCCAATAACGGCATCTTATCCCTTATTGCAGCCGAGATCAAACCTGAAAAGATCGTAGAGATCAATATCCACAATACGGTGGACAGCAATTTTCCGGTCCTTGATGTCTTTGTGAGGGTTGCCTGTCACCTTGCCCGGGGCGGAACACTCGAAGTGGTGGGGAAGGTAATTGAGAACCTTAAATATTTGAAGGAAATTGAACCCTATGTAAATGCTGAAAAAAACCAGATAGTGGGCCACGTGATCTATATAGATAATTACGGGAATGTGGTTACCAATATCAACCGCAAATTTTTTGATGCTACCGGCAAGGGAAGAAATTTCAATATAACTGCGCGCACCGCAAAATTCCAGGAGATCTACGAGACCTACAGCGATGCGATCAATTTTAAACTGGAGAAGGAAAAACGCGAAGAAGATGGTAAGAAACTTGCCATTTTCAATTCGGCCGGCTATATAGAGTTGGCTATTTATAAAAGTAATCCCAGCACCGTTGGAAGTGCCTCTTCCCTGTTTGGACTAGAGTTAAGGGATACTATTACCGTAAAATTTGAATAA
- a CDS encoding TonB-dependent receptor — MRALLPILFFFCVITTFSQTTISGTVVDNNNIPLPGANIIAVGTTQGSITDFDGKFSLTVDQAPPFNIEVSNVGFESQTFRITTNNQVLNVIMVEGTSLDEIVVSASRTPERIFESPVTVERYGLAQIKNTTAASFYGGLENLKGVDVNTNSLTFQSVNTRGFATFANTRFVQLVDGMDNSSPALNFVLGNLLGMTELDVHSIELLPGASSALYGANAFNGILFMTSKNPFDFPGISAYYKQGLTSQDAAGTNAFYDLGLRVAHKFSDKFAAKANFSYLKGTDWWAVSEEDVLNPGRDRSHPNYDGLNIYGDEVSTNIRGVGQALVAAGLIPAGAENLLPNSSVSRTGYAETALTDYNAESIKLDAALHYRPFANDFEVSYVGKVGLGTTIYQGANRYSIKDFFLQQHKIEVQNANFFVRGYITDEDAGDSYDTRFTAININRMWKSDQQWFGQYAGAFIQGTLGGLNPDQAHAIARQTADTGRYLPGTPEFQNAFDQVTTDPDLATGSQFQDASQLRHVDANYNLTHLTEDIAEIQVGGSFREYRLNSFGTIFTDFDGPISYKEYGVYTQIQKKLLEERLKLTGSLRYDKSELFEGNFSPRISAAYTAGASRSHNLRASVQTGFRYPTTQDLFIGLDAGRAILVGSAESNLDRDRRTFPLSGTGATVTGSPTATITGRAAYENAFSLNSVQSGAPAAANVEIVKPEQVTAYEVGYRGRAGRVIVDLNAYYNEYQDFISNETVLVPLYGTVGDNSLSLLALQQGDFRAYQTYTNSPAEVKSFGASIGLSSKVFGNYDLEGNYTFAEQDFDQSTAPDFRTAFNTPKHKVKLSFGNTEVYKNLGFNINYRWSDSYFWQATFADGQVPSFSVVDAQVNYKIPSWKSMIKAGATNIGGKDYFTAYGTGLIGQQYYVSLIFNNL, encoded by the coding sequence ATGAGAGCATTACTACCTATTCTATTCTTTTTCTGTGTTATTACCACATTTTCCCAAACTACTATCTCGGGAACTGTGGTTGATAACAATAATATACCGCTTCCTGGTGCAAACATCATAGCTGTAGGAACCACTCAAGGGTCTATAACAGATTTTGACGGGAAATTTTCCTTAACAGTGGATCAGGCGCCTCCTTTCAATATTGAAGTGAGTAATGTCGGTTTTGAGTCCCAAACATTCAGGATTACTACAAATAACCAGGTGTTGAATGTTATAATGGTAGAAGGAACCTCTCTTGATGAGATAGTAGTTTCTGCTTCCCGGACGCCTGAAAGGATCTTTGAATCCCCGGTTACTGTAGAAAGATACGGGCTAGCACAAATAAAAAATACCACGGCAGCTTCCTTTTATGGGGGACTTGAAAACTTGAAAGGTGTAGATGTAAATACAAACAGTTTGACTTTCCAGTCAGTCAACACCCGTGGTTTTGCCACTTTTGCGAATACCCGTTTTGTACAATTGGTAGATGGGATGGACAATTCCTCACCGGCACTTAATTTTGTATTGGGTAACCTGTTGGGTATGACAGAGCTCGATGTACACTCAATAGAATTACTTCCCGGGGCATCCTCTGCACTTTATGGGGCCAATGCGTTTAACGGGATTTTGTTTATGACCAGCAAGAATCCATTTGATTTTCCGGGAATAAGCGCCTATTACAAGCAGGGATTAACCTCACAGGATGCAGCGGGAACTAATGCATTTTATGATCTTGGATTAAGGGTAGCCCATAAATTCTCAGATAAGTTTGCTGCGAAAGCCAACTTCTCCTATTTAAAAGGAACAGACTGGTGGGCAGTGAGTGAAGAAGATGTTTTAAACCCAGGAAGAGACAGGTCTCATCCTAATTATGATGGTTTGAATATTTATGGAGATGAGGTGTCAACAAACATTCGCGGGGTAGGACAGGCACTGGTTGCCGCAGGATTGATCCCTGCAGGGGCAGAAAACCTTTTGCCTAACTCCAGCGTAAGCCGTACCGGTTATGCTGAAACTGCATTGACCGATTATAATGCTGAGAGTATAAAATTGGATGCTGCTTTACATTACCGACCATTTGCCAATGATTTTGAAGTGAGCTATGTGGGTAAAGTAGGTTTGGGTACCACTATTTATCAGGGTGCTAACAGATATTCTATTAAAGATTTCTTTTTACAGCAACATAAGATCGAGGTTCAAAATGCAAACTTCTTTGTGAGAGGATATATAACAGATGAAGATGCGGGAGATTCCTATGATACCAGATTTACTGCTATTAACATTAACAGAATGTGGAAATCTGACCAGCAATGGTTTGGACAATACGCAGGCGCATTTATCCAGGGAACCCTTGGGGGGCTTAACCCGGACCAGGCTCATGCAATAGCAAGACAAACTGCCGATACCGGAAGATACCTGCCGGGAACTCCGGAATTCCAGAATGCATTTGATCAGGTAACCACAGATCCAGATCTTGCAACAGGTTCTCAATTTCAGGATGCCTCTCAATTAAGACACGTAGATGCCAATTATAACCTTACTCATTTAACCGAAGATATTGCCGAAATTCAGGTGGGAGGTTCTTTCCGTGAATACCGTTTAAATTCCTTCGGAACAATCTTTACAGATTTTGATGGCCCTATTTCATATAAGGAATATGGAGTATACACCCAGATCCAGAAGAAATTACTGGAAGAAAGATTAAAACTTACAGGGTCTTTACGCTATGATAAATCTGAACTTTTTGAGGGGAATTTTTCTCCCAGAATTTCAGCAGCTTATACAGCCGGAGCATCCAGAAGCCACAACCTTAGAGCTTCGGTTCAAACAGGTTTTAGATACCCAACCACCCAGGATCTTTTTATAGGTCTTGATGCAGGGCGCGCTATTCTTGTGGGTTCAGCCGAGTCTAACCTGGACCGGGACCGCAGAACTTTTCCTTTAAGCGGAACAGGTGCCACGGTAACAGGAAGCCCTACAGCTACAATTACAGGAAGAGCTGCATATGAAAATGCATTCTCTCTTAATTCTGTACAGTCCGGGGCACCGGCAGCTGCTAATGTTGAAATAGTAAAACCGGAACAGGTTACAGCTTATGAAGTAGGATACCGCGGCCGTGCAGGGAGGGTTATTGTAGATCTAAATGCATACTATAATGAATACCAGGATTTCATTTCAAACGAAACTGTACTGGTTCCTTTATATGGTACCGTAGGAGATAATTCACTTTCCTTGCTTGCACTACAACAAGGAGATTTCCGGGCATACCAGACCTATACCAATTCCCCTGCAGAGGTTAAATCATTTGGTGCATCTATTGGTTTAAGCTCCAAAGTTTTTGGAAACTACGATCTTGAAGGGAATTATACATTTGCTGAACAGGACTTTGACCAGTCTACCGCTCCCGATTTCAGGACTGCTTTCAATACACCAAAACATAAGGTAAAACTTTCCTTTGGAAATACCGAAGTATATAAAAACCTGGGATTCAATATTAATTACCGTTGGAGCGATTCTTATTTCTGGCAGGCAACTTTTGCTGACGGACAGGTACCTTCATTCTCTGTAGTTGATGCTCAGGTGAATTACAAGATCCCATCCTGGAAATCTATGATCAAAGCTGGTGCAACCAATATAGGAGGTAAAGATTATTTTACCGCATATGGTACCGGTTTGATAGGGCAACAATATTACGTTTCCCTGATCTTTAATAACCTATAA
- a CDS encoding putative quinol monooxygenase — MFVRIVKMGFQPDKIDAFFENFEANKNQIRNFEGCLFLELYRDKNNTNQFFTYSYWEDEAALENYRKSDLFLKVWGETKVWFNQKPEAWSVDKVVSLE; from the coding sequence ATGTTCGTAAGAATTGTCAAAATGGGTTTTCAACCCGATAAAATAGATGCGTTTTTTGAAAATTTTGAAGCTAATAAGAACCAGATCCGCAATTTTGAAGGTTGTTTGTTCCTGGAGCTTTACCGAGATAAAAACAATACAAACCAGTTTTTTACGTATAGTTACTGGGAAGATGAAGCTGCCCTGGAGAATTACCGAAAATCTGACCTCTTTTTGAAAGTTTGGGGTGAAACCAAAGTCTGGTTCAACCAAAAACCCGAAGCCTGGAGTGTGGATAAGGTGGTTAGTTTGGAGTAG
- a CDS encoding phosphoribosylaminoimidazolesuccinocarboxamide synthase, whose translation MNNTITATNFNFPGQKSVYKGKVREVYELENNVLVMIATDRLSAFDVVMPKGIPYKGQILNQIATQMMDATKDIVPNWQVATPDPNVAVGVKCEPFKVEMVIRGYLAGHAAREYKAGRRTLCGVTLPDGLTENDELPEPIITPATKAEMGDHDEDISREEILRRGIVSEEDYKVLEDYTYKLFERGTKIAAERDLILVDTKYEFGKTPEGRIVLIDEIHTPDSSRYFYMNGYEERQDNGEPQKQLSKEFVRQWLIENNFQGLPGQTVPPMSDEYIQSVSERYIELYENITGSKFVKADVSNIEARIERNVLGYLAK comes from the coding sequence ATGAATAATACCATAACTGCTACCAACTTCAATTTTCCAGGTCAAAAATCGGTTTACAAAGGCAAGGTGCGCGAAGTTTATGAATTGGAAAACAATGTACTGGTAATGATTGCTACAGACAGGCTTTCGGCTTTTGACGTGGTGATGCCAAAGGGAATTCCCTATAAAGGCCAGATCCTTAACCAGATTGCCACCCAAATGATGGATGCCACCAAAGATATTGTTCCCAATTGGCAGGTTGCAACCCCAGATCCCAATGTTGCGGTAGGTGTGAAGTGCGAACCCTTTAAAGTTGAAATGGTGATACGCGGTTATCTGGCTGGCCATGCTGCCAGGGAATATAAAGCGGGAAGACGCACTCTTTGCGGGGTCACGCTGCCTGACGGATTAACGGAAAACGATGAACTACCGGAACCAATAATTACTCCGGCTACAAAAGCTGAAATGGGGGATCATGATGAAGATATTTCAAGAGAGGAGATCCTTCGCAGGGGCATTGTATCTGAAGAAGATTATAAAGTCCTTGAAGATTATACTTATAAACTTTTTGAAAGAGGTACAAAGATCGCTGCAGAAAGAGACCTTATTCTGGTGGATACGAAATATGAATTCGGAAAAACCCCTGAAGGCAGGATCGTGCTCATAGATGAAATTCATACGCCCGATTCTTCACGGTATTTTTATATGAACGGGTATGAAGAACGCCAGGACAACGGCGAACCCCAAAAGCAGCTCTCCAAGGAATTTGTGAGGCAGTGGCTCATAGAGAATAACTTTCAGGGCCTGCCAGGGCAAACTGTGCCCCCGATGAGCGATGAATATATTCAAAGTGTTTCTGAAAGATACATTGAGCTTTATGAAAATATTACTGGTTCTAAATTTGTAAAAGCCGATGTATCCAATATTGAAGCGAGAATTGAGCGGAATGTGTTGGGTTATTTAGCAAAATAG
- a CDS encoding PhoH family protein, protein MNELIIELSEISPREFFGHQNEHIELLKKYFPKLKIVARGSRITVFGDEDMLEEFDMRFTMLMDHFGKFNKLDENIIERVLTSNNQEEYSTSTESGQVLVHGVGGKLIKAQTANQRKLVELMMKNDMVFAIGPAGTGKTYTGVALAVKALKEKQVKRIILTRPAVEAGENLGFLPGDLKEKLDPYMQPLYDALRDMIPHEKLEVLIEKGVIQIAPLAFMRGRTLDNAFVILDEGQNTTHAQMKMFLTRMGKSAKFMITGDPGQIDLPRRVISGLKEALLILKDVKGIGVVHLDDKDVIRHKLVKSIIAAYKETELTET, encoded by the coding sequence TTGAACGAACTCATCATCGAACTTTCCGAAATTAGCCCAAGGGAATTTTTTGGGCACCAGAATGAACACATTGAACTCCTCAAAAAATATTTTCCGAAACTAAAGATCGTTGCCCGTGGCAGCCGTATCACTGTGTTTGGAGATGAAGATATGCTGGAAGAATTTGATATGCGATTCACCATGTTGATGGATCATTTCGGGAAATTCAACAAACTCGATGAGAACATCATAGAACGGGTGCTTACCAGCAACAACCAGGAGGAGTATTCTACTTCTACGGAAAGCGGGCAGGTGCTGGTTCACGGGGTAGGTGGAAAACTAATCAAAGCCCAGACGGCTAACCAGCGAAAATTGGTGGAGTTGATGATGAAGAACGATATGGTCTTTGCCATTGGCCCGGCGGGAACGGGAAAAACTTATACAGGTGTTGCCCTTGCAGTAAAAGCGCTCAAGGAGAAACAGGTAAAAAGGATCATTTTGACAAGGCCTGCGGTGGAAGCCGGTGAAAACCTTGGTTTTCTGCCCGGGGATCTTAAGGAAAAATTAGATCCTTATATGCAGCCTTTGTATGACGCGTTAAGGGACATGATCCCCCACGAAAAGCTGGAAGTGCTTATAGAAAAAGGTGTGATCCAGATTGCGCCACTGGCGTTTATGCGTGGCCGTACCCTGGATAATGCTTTTGTGATCCTTGATGAGGGTCAAAATACCACCCATGCACAAATGAAGATGTTCCTTACCAGGATGGGAAAGAGCGCAAAATTTATGATTACGGGCGACCCCGGGCAAATTGACTTGCCGCGTAGGGTGATCTCAGGATTAAAAGAAGCATTGTTAATTCTAAAAGATGTAAAAGGAATAGGGGTAGTGCATTTGGATGATAAAGATGTAATACGCCATAAACTGGTGAAAAGTATAATTGCCGCATACAAGGAAACCGAACTTACCGAGACCTAG